A region of Ictidomys tridecemlineatus isolate mIctTri1 chromosome 4, mIctTri1.hap1, whole genome shotgun sequence DNA encodes the following proteins:
- the Ubqln3 gene encoding ubiquilin-3, whose product MILVFHLHSLSCVPTDLGLLLPTMAKSGEALPQGSPAPVQDPHLIKVTVKTPKDKEDFSVTDTCTIQQLKEEISQRFKAHPDQLVLIFAGKILKDPDSLAQCGVRDGLTVHLVIKMQRRAMGPECPAASVPTPGPSPGSLPQPSSIYPTDGPPTFSLGVLAGLNGLGVTSGSFPDQPNSLMWQHVSVPEFVAQLIDDPFIQGLLSNTGLVRQLVLDNPHMQQLIQHNPEIGHILNNPEIMRQTLEFLRNPAMMQEMMRSQDRALSNLESIPGGYNVLRTMYTDIMDPMLNAVQEQFGGNPFATTTTTNSTSSSNQPSRTENCDPLPNPWTSTYGGSGARRGRQSGDQDASEIRSRVPNFLGNIGLYDYLQQLHETPQSLGTYLQGTASTLNPRQEPPSPGNRIPPTSSSSQEPGSGQPLPKESVTIKGKSSCPAFLRYPSESSTGQGRGQDGTGKDSTNHNTSMPDLVSGLGDSANRAPFGPSPPSPMTTTAGVPEPPWMPPPGYPRFLRPAGLNHAPHLQDDIHQQLPLLLHLQAAMANPRAMQALLQIEQGLQILATEAPRLLLWFMPCLAGLGGGAGGTESREGGFMSEDPRPAPAPQVSPAQGSSELGFHSTPFLQMLQALANASPQQLQPEAHFRAQLEQLRAMGFLNPEANLQALIATGGDVDAAVEKLRQS is encoded by the coding sequence ATGATCTTGGTCTTCCATCTCCATTCCCTCAGCTGTGTCCCCACAGACCTGGGACTCCTGCTGCCAACCATGGCCAAAAGTGGAGAGGCTCTGCCACAGGGCAGCCCAGCGCCAGTCCAGGACCCCCACCTCATCAAGGTGACAGTGAAGACGCCCAAGGACAAGGAGGATTTCTCAGTTACAGACACATGTACCATCCAGCAGTTGAAGGAAGAGATATCTCAGCGCTTTAAGGCCCACCCTGATCAGCTGGTCCTAATATTTGCTGGCAAAATCCTTAAGGACCCTGATTCATTGGCACAGTGTGGAGTGCGAGATGGCCTCACTGTTCACCTGGTCATCAAGATGCAGCGCCGTGCCATGGGCCCTGAGTGCCCAGCTGCCTCAGTCCCTACTCCAGGCCCAAGTCCTGGATCACTCCCTCAGCCAAGCTCCATTTATCCCACAGATGGGCCACCCACCTTCAGTTTAGGTGTCCTCGCAGGCCTCAATGGGCTGGGTGTGACCTCTGGTAGCTTCCCTGACCAGCCAAACTCACTGATGTGGCAGCATGTATCAGTGCCTGAATTTGTGGCTCAGCTAATTGATGACCCCTTCATCCAGGGTCTGCTGTCCAACACGGGCCTGGTGCGCCAGCTGGTTCTTGACAATCCTCATATGCAGCAGCTAATCCAGCACAACCCTGAGATTGGGCATATTCTCAACAACCCTGAAATCATGCGGCAGACGCTGGAGTTTCTACGTAACCCTGCCATGATGCAAGAGATGATGCGTAGCCAGGATAGGGCTCTCAGTAACCTGGAGAGCATCCCTGGTGGCTACAATGTGCTTCGCACCATGTACACAGATATTATGGACCCAATGCTTAATGCGGTACAGGAGCAGTTTGGTGGAAACCCTTTTGCCACAACCACAACTACTAATTCCACCAGCAGCAGCAACCAACCTTCAAGGACAGAGAATTGTGACCCTCTCCCCAACCCCTGGACTTCCACATATGGAGGTTCAGGGGCCAGGCGAGGAAGGCAGTCTGGCGATCAGGATGCATCTGAAATTAGAAGTAGGGTCCCAAACTTTCTGGGTAACATAGGACTCTATGATTATCTCCAGCAATTACATGAGACCCCCCAGTCCCTGGGAACATATCTTCAGGGAACTGCATCCACTCTAAACCCAAGGCAGGAACCTCCATCGCCAGGAAACAGAattcctccaacttcatcctcATCCCAGGAACCTGGATCAGGTCAGCCTCTCCCCAAGGAGTCAGTAACAATCAAGGGAAAGTCCTCCTGTCCAGCTTTCCTGAGATATCCCTCAGAGAGTAGTACTGGACAAGGTAGAGGCCAAGATGGTACAGGGAAGGATTCTACTAACCACAACACCAGCATGCCTGATCTTGTGTCTGGGCTTGGCGATTCTGCCAACAGGGCTCCATTTGGTCCTTCACCACCTTCCCCTATGACAACCACTGCTGGAGTCCCTGAGCCTCCCTGGATGCCACCACCAGGATATCCAAGATTTCTGAGGCCTGCTGGCTTGAATCATGCCCCCCATTTGCAGGATGACATACATCAGCAGCTACCTTTATTGCTGCATCTTCAGGCAGCCATGGCAAACCCTCGTGCCATGCAAGCCCTGCTGCAGATCGAGCAAGGTCTGCAGATCCTGGCAACTGAAGCACCTCGTCTCCTGCTCTGGTTCATGCCTTGCCTAGCGGGGCTGGGCGGTGGGGCAGGAGGGACAGAGTCTAGAGAAGGTGGCTTTATGTCTGAGGATCCCcgcccagctccagcccctcagGTTTCCCCAGCACAGGGTTCTTCAGAATTAGGCTTCCATTCCACTCCCTTTCTCCAGATGTTGCAAGCCTTAGCTAATGCCAGTCCCCAACAGCTACAGCCTGAGGCTCACTTCCGGGCACAACTGGAGCAACTTCGGGCCATGGGCTTTCTGAACCCTGAAGCCAATCTTCAGGCCCTCATTGCCACAGGGGGTGATGTAGATGCTGCtgtggagaagctgaggcagTCGTAG